In Methylomonas sp. ZR1, one DNA window encodes the following:
- a CDS encoding polysaccharide deacetylase family protein yields the protein MSERKPIRVNSETRPILAVVIHTEEEFDWNKPHDRQATGVKHMRHIDRAQNVFDSFGIVPNYVVDYPIASQEEAFGPLKAYADSGRALIGAHLHPWVSPPHDEALNARNSYPGNLPRALEYEKLRILTEQIKSSFGSSPLTYLAGRYGFGPNTGEILEALGYEVDISVAASIDYSADGGPDYSSYTSDPFWFGNQRRLLSLPGSGGYVGTLRAGGTPLYRQLMHPWLRKAKISGAVARLRLLERIRLSPEDYSEPEMRRLTKSLLADGVRIFVFSFHSPSVMPGGTPYVNSDADLERFLEKCRRYFDFFMRELGGTTMTPLEIKDWLEQH from the coding sequence GTGAGCGAACGAAAACCGATTCGCGTAAACAGCGAAACCCGCCCTATCCTCGCGGTAGTCATCCATACCGAAGAGGAGTTCGACTGGAACAAGCCGCACGACAGGCAGGCCACCGGCGTTAAACATATGCGCCACATCGACCGGGCGCAGAATGTTTTCGATAGCTTTGGTATTGTGCCGAACTACGTGGTCGACTATCCGATTGCCTCTCAAGAAGAAGCTTTCGGTCCGCTGAAAGCCTACGCCGATTCGGGACGAGCGCTGATTGGAGCGCATTTGCATCCCTGGGTGTCGCCACCGCACGATGAAGCACTCAATGCCCGCAACTCCTATCCCGGCAATTTGCCGCGCGCGTTGGAATATGAAAAACTCAGGATACTCACCGAACAAATCAAAAGCTCGTTCGGCAGCTCGCCGTTAACCTATCTGGCGGGCCGTTACGGCTTTGGCCCCAACACCGGAGAGATTCTCGAAGCACTGGGCTACGAGGTAGACATCAGCGTGGCCGCGTCTATCGATTACAGCGCCGACGGTGGCCCGGACTACTCCAGCTATACCAGCGACCCGTTTTGGTTTGGCAACCAGCGCCGCCTGCTTAGCTTGCCCGGCTCGGGCGGTTACGTGGGAACATTGCGGGCGGGTGGCACGCCTCTTTACCGGCAGCTGATGCATCCCTGGCTGCGCAAAGCCAAGATTTCGGGAGCAGTCGCCAGGCTACGGCTACTGGAACGCATCAGGCTCTCGCCCGAAGATTACAGCGAACCGGAAATGCGCCGCTTAACCAAATCCTTGCTGGCTGACGGTGTGCGAATCTTTGTATTCAGCTTTCACTCGCCGTCGGTGATGCCCGGCGGTACGCCTTACGTGAACAGCGATGCGGACCTTGAACGGTTTCTGGAAAAATGCCGGCGCTACTTCGACTTTTTTATGCGGGAATTGGGTGGCACGACCATGACCCCGCTGGAGATCAAGGACTGGCTGGAACAGCATTGA
- a CDS encoding acyl carrier protein — translation MNLNPDEIKAAIRNKVIELAKALDMDASGVTDDDILPATGLLDSGAILELVVWFEASYDFRIKQEDMNIDNLGSINAMTDFLLSSKQG, via the coding sequence ATGAACCTAAATCCCGACGAGATTAAAGCCGCGATACGCAACAAAGTCATAGAGCTTGCCAAAGCGCTGGACATGGACGCATCGGGCGTCACTGACGACGACATCCTGCCGGCCACCGGCCTGCTGGATTCCGGCGCCATTCTGGAACTGGTAGTCTGGTTTGAGGCCAGCTACGACTTCCGGATCAAACAGGAAGACATGAACATCGACAATCTCGGCTCGATCAATGCGATGACCGATTTTCTGCTATCCAGCAAACAAGGGTAG
- a CDS encoding 2-oxo acid dehydrogenase subunit E2, producing the protein MPTFQTVPCVNINDEFVDVVSIDVKQGEFVNSGDVVATVETDKSMIDVVAEQDGYVLRVDCEPGQKIRVGAVMFWLGETRDEAIPEETKDTSSTASTVRQPTAKARAMLKELDIDPSRVPVSGERLSVADIETWLSKGGKPGKAAATTQTVNLREDTPAVAGDLQELSPEAAGMLHTVAWHRDFAASAYLEVEYDPKPWEERAAAYAAEHKLMLSPLLPLMAFRLAELGRERPIINSTIVNGQRFQYTPVNIGFTVQAGAMLYLTVVRDTQDMDAAQFISALGEVQRHAMAHKLPPQEATGATLSFSSMARWNVSRHTPILPPQTALIIAHAAPKNSDKAVLGATYDHRVLTGFDVAQVLLALSRPA; encoded by the coding sequence ATGCCCACTTTCCAAACCGTTCCCTGCGTGAACATCAACGACGAGTTCGTGGACGTCGTCAGCATCGACGTCAAGCAAGGCGAGTTCGTCAATAGCGGCGACGTGGTCGCCACCGTCGAAACCGACAAATCCATGATAGACGTGGTCGCAGAACAGGATGGCTACGTGCTGCGAGTCGACTGCGAACCGGGACAGAAAATCCGCGTCGGTGCGGTGATGTTCTGGCTGGGTGAGACGCGCGACGAAGCAATCCCGGAAGAGACCAAGGACACTTCGTCAACAGCAAGCACCGTGCGCCAACCCACGGCAAAAGCCAGAGCCATGCTTAAGGAACTGGACATCGACCCGTCCCGCGTCCCCGTCAGCGGCGAGCGTCTGTCGGTAGCCGACATCGAGACTTGGTTGAGCAAGGGCGGTAAGCCCGGAAAAGCCGCCGCGACTACTCAAACGGTAAACCTCCGGGAAGATACACCTGCGGTTGCAGGAGACTTGCAGGAATTGTCGCCGGAAGCGGCAGGCATGCTGCATACAGTTGCCTGGCATCGAGATTTTGCGGCCTCGGCCTATCTGGAAGTCGAATACGACCCCAAACCCTGGGAAGAACGCGCCGCCGCCTATGCGGCGGAACATAAGCTGATGCTCTCGCCCTTGCTGCCATTGATGGCCTTTCGTTTGGCGGAATTGGGCCGCGAACGCCCTATAATAAACTCCACGATAGTCAACGGTCAGCGCTTTCAATACACACCCGTCAATATCGGCTTTACCGTGCAGGCTGGCGCGATGCTTTACCTAACCGTGGTGCGCGACACGCAAGACATGGACGCAGCACAATTCATCAGCGCCCTCGGCGAGGTACAACGCCACGCCATGGCACACAAGCTGCCGCCGCAGGAAGCCACCGGCGCTACCCTATCGTTTTCGAGCATGGCACGTTGGAATGTCAGCCGCCACACCCCTATTCTACCGCCGCAAACAGCGCTGATTATTGCTCACGCCGCGCCGAAAAATTCCGATAAGGCCGTACTGGGTGCCACTTACGATCACCGCGTTCTCACGGGTTTCGACGTCGCACAGGTGTTGCTGGCGTTATCCCGTCCGGCATAA
- a CDS encoding thiamine pyrophosphate-dependent enzyme, protein MDTHTVARLPDDKTWQVPGFTRDQHGKPQIGLDPESLYAYGHLIRLTEELVLDQFSRGLVSGTTHTCIGQELTALSVVRALDHPDDAVLSNHRNHGHFLSYSGDFVGLVGEIMGREAGACGGWGGSQHLVHRNFHSNGVQGGMLGIGAGLALARKLQDSAGIVAAIIGDGTLGQGLVYEAMNLASVWKAPLLVVVENNGISQTTVSRDNLGGDIQARGAAFGLPTWRLADNDPEFCRKVAEVVSAVRASRGPGFLVIDTRRMGPHSKGDDLRDPNELAEIHARDPLAALAKQLPADTLATIDARNREFVEIVRQAANASPEATLAETPTHIFTAQLEHPLPSYPPIAAGSNVRQVLNTALQFLLKSDRRTLLIGEDLHDPYGGAFKVTQGLSSEFPVRVISTPISEAGITGSAIGLSLDGYLPIVEIMFADFLSLCLDQLLNHAVKFPGMFADTSVPIVIRTPCGGRRGYGPTHSQSPEHLFTSVPGLTVVYGSHRHNVAELLIDAVLRWHYPVLFLEHKLLYGEKMDPADYVALPATDDVATHLFPTLRRGANEPDVTLVSYGGMLTMAEAVAGRLESEEELEVEIVSPSLLSPLPRESLIKHLATRECVVVIEESHHDFGVSAEIAAALLESGFKGQFLRIGTPPVPIASARSLERSIIPDEQSIIEQILDLF, encoded by the coding sequence ATGGATACACACACAGTAGCTCGCCTTCCGGACGATAAAACTTGGCAAGTGCCGGGCTTCACGCGCGACCAGCACGGCAAGCCGCAAATCGGCCTCGACCCGGAAAGTCTTTATGCATATGGCCACCTGATTCGTCTGACCGAAGAACTGGTGCTGGATCAATTTTCCCGCGGCTTGGTCTCAGGCACCACGCACACCTGCATCGGCCAGGAGCTCACCGCATTATCGGTGGTGCGCGCCTTGGATCATCCCGATGACGCCGTCCTTTCCAATCATCGTAACCACGGCCATTTCCTGTCGTACTCCGGGGACTTCGTCGGGCTGGTCGGCGAAATTATGGGCCGCGAGGCCGGCGCTTGCGGCGGCTGGGGCGGCAGTCAACATCTGGTCCATCGCAATTTTCACAGCAACGGCGTACAGGGTGGCATGCTGGGCATAGGTGCCGGCCTGGCTTTGGCGCGCAAGCTGCAAGACAGCGCCGGAATCGTGGCCGCCATCATAGGTGACGGCACGCTCGGCCAGGGCTTGGTCTACGAAGCCATGAATCTGGCATCGGTCTGGAAAGCACCGCTGTTGGTCGTGGTCGAGAACAACGGTATTTCTCAGACTACCGTCAGTCGCGACAATCTGGGCGGCGACATCCAAGCCCGTGGCGCGGCATTCGGACTACCCACCTGGCGCCTTGCCGACAATGATCCGGAATTTTGCCGTAAAGTAGCGGAAGTAGTCAGCGCAGTGCGCGCGAGTCGCGGCCCCGGCTTCCTGGTAATCGATACCCGGCGGATGGGCCCGCACAGCAAGGGCGACGATCTTCGCGATCCAAATGAACTTGCAGAAATTCACGCCCGCGATCCCTTGGCCGCATTGGCCAAGCAGTTGCCGGCAGATACGCTGGCAACTATCGACGCCCGCAATCGCGAGTTCGTGGAAATCGTACGCCAGGCCGCCAACGCCTCGCCGGAAGCCACGCTCGCCGAAACCCCGACGCACATCTTCACCGCCCAACTTGAACACCCTTTGCCCAGCTATCCGCCCATCGCGGCGGGCAGTAACGTACGGCAGGTTTTGAACACTGCCTTGCAATTCCTGCTCAAGTCTGATCGGCGCACACTGTTAATCGGCGAAGACCTGCACGATCCTTACGGCGGCGCCTTCAAAGTAACTCAAGGCTTGTCCAGCGAATTTCCCGTCCGCGTCATTTCCACGCCGATCAGCGAAGCCGGCATCACCGGTTCCGCTATAGGCTTGTCGCTTGACGGCTACCTGCCGATCGTGGAAATCATGTTCGCCGACTTCCTGTCCTTATGTCTGGATCAGCTACTCAACCATGCCGTGAAGTTTCCCGGCATGTTTGCCGACACCTCGGTGCCCATCGTCATCCGCACCCCGTGCGGCGGCCGGCGCGGCTACGGCCCCACGCATAGCCAAAGCCCGGAGCACCTGTTTACCTCGGTACCGGGCCTGACCGTGGTTTACGGCAGCCATAGACACAATGTCGCCGAACTGTTAATCGACGCGGTGCTGCGCTGGCACTACCCGGTGCTGTTTCTGGAACACAAACTGCTGTACGGCGAAAAAATGGACCCGGCGGATTATGTCGCGCTGCCGGCCACGGATGATGTGGCGACCCACTTGTTCCCTACCCTACGCCGGGGTGCGAATGAACCTGATGTAACGTTAGTAAGCTACGGCGGCATGCTGACGATGGCGGAAGCCGTGGCAGGCAGACTGGAAAGCGAAGAAGAGCTGGAAGTTGAGATCGTCTCGCCGTCCTTGCTGTCGCCGCTGCCGCGCGAATCGTTGATCAAACATCTGGCGACCCGGGAGTGCGTGGTTGTAATCGAAGAATCTCACCACGACTTCGGTGTCAGCGCCGAAATCGCCGCCGCTTTGCTCGAATCAGGATTCAAGGGCCAGTTTCTACGCATCGGCACACCGCCCGTGCCCATCGCCTCCGCCCGCAGCCTGGAGCGCAGCATTATTCCCGACGAACAATCGATTATCGAGCAAATTCTCGACCTTTTTTAA
- the rsgA gene encoding ribosome small subunit-dependent GTPase A, protein MADLHQGLVVAHLGKGIAVEVNDDAGLAAEQLVLCQTLRKLDTVVVGDRVLLSMSSPEQGRIEQILPRRSVLQRPSRGNDTRPVAANLDTIFVVFAAEPECDFLLLDQYLAICENCNIDAALVLNKVDLPLSTIVEEGLAYYQSLGYSLHRVSAKQALGISGLQQALAQQTSMFAGQSGVGKSSLTNALLPDRNLRTNTVSEITRHGRHTTTAATLYHLPGGGDLIDSPGVAIFGLAGLSEGQLAWGYREFQPHIGKCRFNDCRHVNDKDCAVRLAVEAGQIAAERYQRFLKLREKMPPGNRN, encoded by the coding sequence ATGGCAGACTTGCACCAGGGTTTGGTCGTCGCCCATCTCGGCAAAGGCATTGCTGTCGAGGTGAACGACGATGCCGGTTTAGCCGCCGAGCAGCTCGTGCTTTGCCAAACACTGCGCAAACTGGACACCGTGGTGGTCGGCGACAGGGTGCTGCTATCGATGTCCTCACCCGAGCAAGGCCGCATAGAGCAAATACTGCCCAGGCGCTCGGTGTTGCAACGCCCCAGCCGCGGCAACGACACGCGGCCGGTAGCGGCTAACCTGGATACCATTTTCGTGGTCTTCGCCGCCGAACCGGAATGCGATTTTCTGCTGCTGGATCAATACCTGGCAATCTGCGAAAACTGTAATATCGATGCGGCGCTAGTGCTGAATAAAGTCGATCTGCCACTCTCCACCATAGTTGAAGAAGGCTTAGCCTATTATCAAAGTTTGGGCTACAGCTTACATAGAGTCAGCGCCAAACAAGCGCTTGGTATTTCGGGTCTACAACAGGCTTTGGCGCAGCAGACCAGCATGTTCGCCGGCCAATCCGGGGTTGGAAAATCGTCTTTGACAAATGCGCTATTGCCGGACCGGAATCTAAGAACCAACACTGTCTCGGAAATCACCCGCCACGGCCGCCATACCACCACGGCAGCAACGCTTTACCATTTACCGGGCGGCGGCGATCTGATCGACAGCCCAGGCGTCGCGATATTTGGCTTGGCGGGGTTGTCGGAAGGGCAACTGGCTTGGGGTTATAGAGAGTTTCAGCCGCACATCGGCAAATGTCGCTTCAACGACTGCCGGCATGTCAACGACAAGGATTGCGCGGTGCGGCTAGCGGTAGAAGCAGGCCAAATTGCCGCAGAGCGCTACCAGCGCTTCTTAAAACTCAGAGAAAAGATGCCGCCGGGCAATCGCAACTAG
- a CDS encoding M48 family metallopeptidase: protein MNTFTGIFLAALVLSYGIQFWLAMRQKSYVLQHREQVPAAFKDRVSLSAHQKAADYTIEKSKLGDIDSVVGMVFLLALTLGGGISLVFDFWSTFDLSPLMSSLLSMASIFLLMTVIEIPFSLYQTFVIEEKYGFNKSKLPQFVKDQLMSMGLTLAIGLPILALILWVMDSIGGLWWLYAWAIIMSFSLLMSWLFPTLIAPLFNKFEPMQEGSLKQRIQGLLERCGFNSQGIFIMDGSRRSGHGNAYFTGLGNNKRIVFFDTLVNSLDEEELEAVLAHELGHFKCKHTIKMLVASSVMTLISFAVLGWLITQDWFFDGLGVSTHSNAAALLLFMLVSPVFTTFMQPISAYFQRKFEFEADDFATRNAQGSKMISGLVKLYEENASTLTPDPLYSAFHYSHPPAAIRIAHIEEKMQSA, encoded by the coding sequence ATGAACACGTTTACTGGCATTTTTTTAGCGGCTTTAGTCCTTTCCTACGGCATCCAATTCTGGCTGGCGATGCGCCAGAAATCCTATGTTTTACAGCATCGTGAACAGGTGCCTGCAGCCTTTAAAGACCGGGTGTCGCTCAGTGCGCACCAAAAGGCCGCCGATTACACGATAGAAAAAAGCAAACTGGGCGACATCGACAGCGTGGTCGGCATGGTATTTCTGCTGGCGCTGACCTTGGGCGGCGGCATCAGCCTGGTATTCGACTTCTGGTCCACCTTCGATTTATCGCCGCTGATGTCCAGTTTGCTGTCCATGGCCAGCATTTTTCTGCTGATGACCGTGATTGAAATCCCGTTCAGTTTGTACCAAACCTTTGTCATCGAAGAAAAATACGGCTTCAATAAGAGCAAACTGCCACAGTTCGTGAAAGACCAACTGATGTCCATGGGCTTGACGCTGGCGATAGGCTTGCCGATTCTGGCGCTGATTCTGTGGGTAATGGACAGCATCGGCGGCCTCTGGTGGCTGTATGCCTGGGCCATCATCATGAGTTTCTCGCTGTTGATGAGCTGGCTGTTTCCTACGTTGATAGCGCCGCTGTTCAACAAATTCGAGCCAATGCAGGAAGGCTCGTTGAAGCAACGCATTCAGGGTTTATTGGAACGTTGCGGCTTTAACAGCCAAGGTATTTTCATCATGGACGGCTCGCGCCGTTCCGGCCATGGCAACGCCTATTTCACTGGCCTGGGCAATAACAAGCGTATCGTGTTCTTCGATACGCTGGTGAATTCATTGGACGAGGAAGAACTGGAAGCAGTGCTGGCACACGAGTTGGGCCATTTCAAATGCAAGCACACCATTAAAATGCTGGTGGCTTCGTCGGTGATGACCTTGATCAGCTTTGCAGTATTAGGCTGGCTAATCACCCAGGACTGGTTTTTCGACGGCCTGGGCGTCAGTACCCATTCCAACGCTGCAGCACTGTTGCTATTTATGCTGGTATCGCCGGTTTTCACCACGTTTATGCAGCCGATCAGCGCCTATTTTCAACGTAAATTCGAGTTCGAAGCCGACGACTTTGCCACCCGCAACGCCCAAGGCAGCAAAATGATCAGCGGCTTGGTGAAACTTTACGAAGAAAACGCCAGCACGCTGACCCCCGACCCCTTGTATTCAGCATTCCATTACAGCCACCCGCCCGCCGCGATCCGCATAGCGCATATCGAAGAAAAGATGCAGTCCGCCTGA
- the orn gene encoding oligoribonuclease, which produces MAQDADNLIWIDLEMTGLDPDNDLIIEIATVVTDKNLHILAEGPVMAVHQSDAALAAMDDWNQKHHGQSGLIQRVKDSKIDAAEAELRTLEFLQHWVPAKTSPICGNSICQDRRFLYRYMPKLEAYFHYRNLDVSTVKELAARWAPQLKDGFNKQASHKALDDIIESIEELRYYRETFFKF; this is translated from the coding sequence ATGGCTCAAGATGCCGACAATCTTATCTGGATCGATCTGGAAATGACAGGCTTAGACCCGGATAACGATCTGATCATCGAAATCGCCACGGTAGTCACCGATAAAAATCTGCATATCCTGGCCGAAGGGCCGGTGATGGCGGTACACCAATCCGATGCAGCCTTGGCGGCGATGGATGATTGGAATCAGAAGCACCACGGTCAATCCGGTTTGATTCAACGGGTCAAGGATTCAAAAATCGATGCGGCCGAAGCGGAATTGCGTACGCTTGAATTTTTGCAGCACTGGGTACCTGCAAAAACTTCACCGATATGCGGCAACAGCATTTGTCAGGACCGGCGATTTCTCTATCGCTACATGCCCAAATTGGAAGCCTATTTCCATTACCGCAACCTGGACGTCTCCACCGTTAAGGAACTAGCCGCGCGCTGGGCGCCGCAGTTAAAGGATGGCTTTAACAAACAAGCCTCGCACAAAGCCCTGGACGACATCATCGAGTCCATCGAAGAATTACGGTACTACCGGGAAACGTTCTTTAAATTCTGA
- the crcB gene encoding fluoride efflux transporter CrcB, whose amino-acid sequence MLQLFSVALGGAIGSMLRYLASSGVYLWLGRGFPYGTLTVNLLGSFLIGLMTEALILQRLTIALEYRTAILVGVMGGFTTFSSFSLETFYLLEQGQLSKAGLNIVASVFGCLLAVWAGLALGKGLFFYSQGTIRVFDWPFPYALTLVNGIGAFLIGIVATVLMHKLSISIEYRAILVTVLIGLFITLSGLYLILYLLESGHSFESHMGAMLTVFLSNIVFCAAALWTGLWLGKQV is encoded by the coding sequence ATGTTGCAATTATTCTCGGTCGCTCTGGGCGGCGCCATCGGCTCCATGTTGCGCTATCTGGCCTCCAGCGGCGTGTATCTGTGGCTGGGCCGGGGCTTTCCTTACGGCACCTTGACTGTCAATTTGCTAGGCTCATTTTTGATCGGGCTGATGACCGAAGCGTTGATTCTGCAACGTCTGACGATTGCCTTGGAATACCGCACCGCGATTCTGGTCGGCGTGATGGGTGGATTTACCACTTTTTCCAGCTTTTCTCTGGAAACCTTTTATTTGCTGGAACAGGGACAACTAAGCAAGGCCGGTCTGAATATTGTAGCCAGCGTGTTCGGTTGCCTGTTAGCGGTATGGGCCGGTTTGGCGCTAGGCAAAGGCTTGTTTTTCTATTCGCAGGGCACAATTCGTGTGTTCGACTGGCCGTTTCCCTATGCATTGACGCTGGTTAATGGCATCGGCGCGTTTTTGATCGGCATCGTCGCCACGGTGTTGATGCACAAACTGTCCATTTCAATAGAATACCGGGCAATTTTGGTGACCGTTCTGATTGGTTTGTTCATCACGCTGTCCGGCTTATATTTGATTCTCTACCTTCTGGAAAGTGGTCATTCCTTCGAATCGCACATGGGTGCGATGCTGACCGTTTTTCTAAGCAACATCGTGTTTTGCGCCGCCGCACTGTGGACCGGCTTGTGGCTGGGCAAGCAGGTATAG
- the serS gene encoding serine--tRNA ligase, with product MLDPRLFRSDLELVVQQLQRRGFQFDAAAYQALEDRRKGVQVKTQELQNERNTRSKAIGQAKAKGEDVQPLLDQVADLGDQLKAAESELNDIQNQLSVLLEGIPNILDEAVPAGKSDADNQEVSRWGEPRQFTFTPKDHVDLGEPLGMNFELGAKIASARFVVLAGKLATLQRAIIQLMLNTHINEHGYQETYVPFLANADSLRGTGQLPKFEADLFTVKNDPTFYLIPTAEVPVTNIVRDVIVEAKQMPLKFVCHSPCFRSEAGAYGSDVRGMIRQHQFEKVELVQIVTPETSAQAHEELTAHAEAILQKLNLPYRKVLLCAGDTGFSSSKTYDLEVWLPGQQKYREISSCSNFKDFQARRLQARWRNPETGKPELVHTLNGSGLAAGRTLIAVMENYQNEDGSITVPEALRPYLGGIEKIQ from the coding sequence ATGCTAGACCCCCGTTTATTTAGAAGCGACCTGGAACTGGTTGTGCAACAGCTGCAAAGACGCGGTTTTCAATTCGATGCCGCTGCCTATCAAGCCCTGGAAGACCGGCGCAAAGGTGTGCAGGTCAAAACTCAGGAACTGCAAAACGAACGCAACACCCGTTCCAAAGCCATCGGCCAGGCTAAGGCCAAGGGCGAAGACGTGCAACCCCTGCTGGATCAAGTCGCGGATTTGGGTGATCAACTGAAAGCAGCGGAATCCGAGTTAAACGACATTCAAAATCAATTGAGCGTGCTATTGGAAGGCATCCCCAATATTCTCGATGAAGCAGTACCTGCCGGTAAAAGCGATGCGGATAACCAGGAAGTGAGCCGCTGGGGCGAGCCGCGCCAATTTACATTTACTCCAAAAGACCACGTCGACTTGGGTGAGCCGCTGGGCATGAATTTCGAGCTGGGCGCGAAAATCGCCAGCGCCCGTTTCGTGGTGTTGGCCGGCAAGCTTGCGACCTTGCAGCGCGCTATCATTCAGTTGATGTTGAATACGCATATCAACGAGCACGGCTATCAGGAAACCTATGTGCCCTTTTTGGCCAATGCCGATAGCTTGCGCGGCACCGGCCAATTGCCCAAATTCGAAGCCGATCTTTTCACCGTCAAAAACGATCCGACGTTTTACCTGATCCCGACCGCCGAAGTGCCGGTCACCAATATCGTCCGCGATGTGATCGTCGAGGCCAAGCAGATGCCGCTGAAATTCGTATGTCATTCGCCGTGTTTCCGCAGTGAAGCCGGTGCCTACGGCAGCGACGTGCGCGGCATGATACGCCAGCATCAATTCGAAAAAGTCGAGCTGGTGCAAATCGTCACCCCGGAAACCTCCGCGCAAGCCCACGAAGAGCTGACCGCGCATGCCGAAGCTATTTTGCAAAAGTTGAATTTGCCGTATCGCAAAGTGTTGCTGTGCGCGGGCGACACCGGCTTTTCATCCTCTAAAACCTACGATTTGGAAGTCTGGTTGCCGGGCCAGCAGAAATACCGCGAGATTTCGTCTTGCAGCAACTTCAAGGATTTCCAGGCCCGTCGTCTGCAAGCGCGCTGGCGCAATCCGGAAACCGGCAAGCCGGAGTTGGTGCATACCTTGAACGGTTCCGGTTTGGCAGCCGGCCGCACCTTAATAGCGGTTATGGAAAATTATCAAAACGAAGACGGCTCCATCACCGTGCCGGAGGCTTTACGGCCTTATTTGGGCGGTATCGAAAAGATTCAATAA
- a CDS encoding group 1 truncated hemoglobin, with protein sequence MSEANEVQGPSLYERIGGEAAVNAAVDVFYGKVMGDFRINRFFERTDMAKQAEHLKTFMTVAFGGPNNYTGRSLRDGHARLVKMGLNDSHFDAVMEHLGATMQELNVPAELIAEAAALVESVRGEVLGK encoded by the coding sequence ATGAGTGAAGCAAATGAAGTGCAAGGACCATCTTTGTATGAACGCATCGGCGGCGAAGCGGCGGTGAATGCTGCAGTAGATGTGTTTTACGGCAAAGTGATGGGGGATTTTCGAATCAACCGCTTTTTTGAAAGAACCGACATGGCTAAACAAGCCGAGCATTTAAAAACCTTTATGACGGTGGCTTTCGGCGGTCCCAACAACTACACCGGACGTTCCTTGCGCGACGGCCACGCTCGCTTGGTAAAAATGGGTTTGAACGACTCCCATTTCGACGCCGTCATGGAGCATCTGGGCGCGACTATGCAAGAGCTGAATGTGCCTGCCGAACTCATCGCGGAAGCCGCGGCACTGGTAGAAAGCGTTAGAGGCGAAGTGCTGGGTAAATAG